The following is a genomic window from Actinomycetota bacterium.
GGGACGTCGTCGACCTCGGCCGACTCGAACCCCAGCTGCTCGAAGCCGGCGTCACCGTCGCGCACCAACAGGTACGTCAGCTGCACACCGACGCTGCGCAACTCGTGCAGTACCTGCGCCACCAGGTGTGATCCGGTCTCGCGGCCGTGCTGGGAAGCGGCCACGACCGGGCCCTGCAGGCTGGCCGTGTCGCCGTCTCGCTCCCACGCGATGGTCCCGACGATGTCGTCGTCGCCCGCCACCGCGACGAGGGCGTGATCCGGTCGCGGCTTTGCCCCGCCGAGCTCCCAACCGGCGTCCTCGAGCAGGGTGCGGATCGCGGACCGATCGACCGGCTGGCCTCGACGGATCGTGGCCGGCTCCGGTCCCGTCAACTCGCCCAGGTGGCGTAGCACCCACGTCGGGGTCGCCGCAGCACCGACCAGGTCCGACCATCGGGCGACGCCCGTCAACACCAGCGCTGCGTCCCATCCCATCCGCTGGGCAGCGGTCACGTCGGTGTCGAGCTGATCGCCGACCACGAGGATGCGTCCATCGCCGAGCGACAGGCGTTCCGCGGCCAGTTCGAACAGCGGCCGTTCCGGCTTCCCGGCGATCTCGGGGTGAACGCCGGTGGCGGCACGCAGGTACGCCAGCGCGGCACCGTTGCCGGGCCAGGGACCGTCGTCGGCGGGGTAGATGAGGTCGGCGTTGGTCCCGACGAACCGGGCGCCGCCGGCGATCGCCAGGGTCGCGTCGCGCAGCCGCTCCCAGGTCAGTTGGCGGTCCCACCCGACGACGACCGCGTCGGCGTCGTCGGGCGC
Proteins encoded in this region:
- a CDS encoding HAD-IIA family hydrolase is translated as YDGLVVDLDGVVVRVEDPIPEAVAALSQIEQPTVFVTNNATRRPHHWVGVLERAGLTVDPDRILTSAMAAAWLVGGQPPPRVLVIGEDGLRAALTDAGIPLVDAPDDADAVVVGWDRQLTWERLRDATLAIAGGARFVGTNADLIYPADDGPWPGNGAALAYLRAATGVHPEIAGKPERPLFELAAERLSLGDGRILVVGDQLDTDVTAAQRMGWDAALVLTGVARWSDLVGAAATPTWVLRHLGELTGPEPATIRRGQPVDRSAIRTLLEDAGWELGGAKPRPDHALVAVAGDDDIVGTIAWERDGDTASLQGPVVAASQHGRETGSHLVAQVLHELRSVGVQLTYLLVRDGDAGFEQLGFESAEVDDVPDDVRTDAGSHRTVLVRDLRSDAPRRSTLE